A stretch of DNA from Perca fluviatilis chromosome 15, GENO_Pfluv_1.0, whole genome shotgun sequence:
ataaaaaataagagtataaaaagaaaaagaaaaatgctacTTCACCCCCAAGTCGCACAAAGTCCAATGGAGCCGCCAGGCTGCAGGGTGACTGGACTTAAATGTTCTAAATGTGCTATTTATCCTGATAATAGTTTGCTTTGGTCACCAGACTTACAATACTCTCCAACTTTGTTGGCTCCCTTCAAAAAGTAACCCATCATCACAAAGTCAGAAAATGGCTTCATGATACCGATACTAATACTATTTTTCATGTTACTTTGTTCCATACAGATGTGACATTGCCAGCGTCAGAATCACTACAACCAATCACATATTACCAACAGAAGTTCCAATCAAACCTCGAAGACAAGTTTTTATGTGCACAAGAAGGGTGGGCACAAAAGAAGGATGAGCAACCTCTGGATGATATCTACACCAAGTTGTACATTATGGTCGGGGGTGACgtacacatcaacacacagcaTGAGGTCATTCAGATTGAGCTGGCAGGGAAGCAAGCAGGAACAGAGAAACCAATTAACTCCAGCGACATATTCAAACCTCCCTCTGGGAAATACAGACCCATAAGAACAGTGCTGACCAATGGAACTGCAGGAATTGGCAAAACATTCCTAGTGCGCAAGTTTGTGTTGGACTGGGCTAAAGGAAGAGCCAATCAAGATGTGCACCTTCTATTCCTTTTTACCTTCCGCCAGCTGAATTTACTGAAGGGAGAAGAGTTTAGTTTGGCAGTGCTCATTCACAAATGTATCAGGGAGAGCAAAGACATCAAGCGTGAGGCTCTCAATGACATCTTTACAAAACTACAGGCTTCAGGAAACACCAACTACGACAAGAGTGAATTCAaacttctgtttgttttggatgGACTGGATGAGAGCCGTCTTCAACTGGACTGCTCCACCGGTGAAACATCGGCAGTCGACTTTGATGTGACAATGCCAAACTCAGTGGATGTGCTGCTGACGAACCTCATCAGGAAGAATCTGCTTCCttctgctcgcctctggataaccactcgacctgcagcagccaatcagatccatTCTGACTTAGTTGACATGGTGACGGAGGTCCGAGGGTTCACCGACCCACAGAAGGaagagtacttcaggaagaggaTCAGAGAGGAGGAGCAGGCCGGCAGAatcctctcccacatcaagacatcacgaagcctccacatcatgtgccgcatcccagtcttctgctggatcaccgCTTCAGTTCTGGACAATGTGTTGAGAGCAGATGAAAATGGCGAGTtacccaagaccctgactgagatgtacacaGAGTTCTTGGAGTTTCAGATTGATCAGACAAAAAAGAAGTGTGGCCAAACAATTCTGTACATTCAGTCATTAGCAAAATTAGCCTATCATCAACTGGAAAAAggccgcctgatcttctatgagAAAGACCTAAGAGAGAGTGGCATTGATGTCAGTAGAGCCTCGATGTATTTGGGAGTGTTCACAGAGATCTTTAAACAAGAGCATGGGAGGAGGAAGGATGAGGACAAGCTCTTTAGCTTtgtccatctgagtgttcaggagtttctggctgctctttaTGTGGAGATGTCACtcattaatggcaacaaaaatgtaatgcctgAGACAGAGGGAACCATTAAAAGACTGGGGTTATATTTCACCCGCGCATCTACAGCAGAGGTCCACAGGTATGCCATTgacaaggccttacagagtccaaatggacacctggatTTGTTCCTgcgcttcctcctgggtctttcacaGCAAACAAAACGCACTCACCTACAAGGCCtgcttaaaaagaaaagaagtagCTCAGAGACCCATAAAGAAACAGTTgagtacatcaagaagaagatcagtGAGATTCCATCTCCAGAGAGGTGCATCaacctgttccactgtctgaacgAGCTCAATGGTAATTCTCTAGTGGAGGAAATCCAACAGTACCtgagttcaggaagtctctccacagaCAAACTGTCTCcggctcagtggtcagctctggccttcatcttactgtcatcagaaaaaGACTTGgatgtgtttgacctgaagaagtACTCCGCTTCAGAGGAAGgtcttctgaggctgctgccagtcaTCAAAGCCTCAAACAAAGCTCTGTAGGTGCACTGATAACTATACATACAAACCATTCTAAATATACCTAGTTGTACTTAAAGAGATTCTTAAGGGCTCAGTATGTTTCAAACAAACTAGTTCTACAAAGTGTCGTCCAACACACTCAAAAGGTGGGGTAAAAGCCCAGGCAGAATCACCAACCAAACCAAATTGTATGAATCATACAAAAGGGGATAATGCTGTTCATACATATATACTAAGTAGTAGGCAATCtcaggctacatccacactGCTATATTTTCTAAGTGACGTTTTAAAACCAAAACGATCTCCATCCTCATGAGCACTGTTTCAGAACTAAACTCCGTCCATACTAAAGCCGAAACAAATTATACTGTCTGGGTCGGCAAGGGTCCGCGTGACGTAAATGTTTTCATCAGAGGGTGTAAACGTAGGCTCTTGAGTATAACAAAGAAAATCCAAACATTTCCTTGTCACGATTCCATGTATGTCTGTGGGACATTAGCATAAGCATTATCCAGGCTCAATTGAGCCTTAACACGTCTGTAAAAGCATACGATGCAATAACTCTGCTGAACATGGGAATTGACGCAAAACGCTCGAATAATAGCTTACCTCTTGCATGTAGGCAGTTGTAGCATTATAAAATGCAGAATGTAACTGCACAACAGCTGCTAGCATCGACAACAAGTGGCTGTAATTCGTTATCCATGTTGAATTAACCACTGGCAGTCAAGGCTGATGTTTGTTTCCTTCCGAAAATGAGTCACGTGATAGGGTGTGGCAAATCACGGAAGGAGACGTCGGGACTTATAGGACCTAACCTTATTAGCCAGTttgtttgttacacagaaccatctaagaagccgtcattggaaactgtttaaaaaaagggcaggcactgtcacgtccgccattgttgttttgaattaACAGTCGCGACCaatacacacacctaaaccacacCCGTGGCTGCTATTAGCTCCTCACcggacgctgattggtttggGCCGCTGTTGTTCAGGACACAaacgcattacttgaagcctgacaagatcgATTTTCGTGCGATATGTGATCCTGCGATTGTCCCGTATCTCGTGCTACTGCAAAAATCCAGCTGCCAGGCATGCTAAATAAGACCCAATAAGGAAGGGAACATGGGTGTCTGCGTCATCttttccaaaggtctccgtttttGCCCGTCCAGACGAAAACGCAACCCTGGAGTTTTCAAACTAAAGCAGTGTTTCTAAATGTTTTAGGGGCTTGGTAAAAGCCAGAGTAGTGTGGACGCCAGGCGTAAACATAGCAAAAGTTATGCGGTTAAACATATTATTGGGGATGTAGCCTCAGGCCTCTTATAAATGCCCTCTGGGTGCGTTGCATCGAGCACCTAATTTACATACTTTGCTCGACTAGACACTTTTCTGACTTAGCAGCCGTAGTACACACAGAGAAGAAGATCATTCCCAGTTTGTTTCCGAGTGCAGAATCgcattatttgccttttttaaAGCAGTGTCTGTTGTTAAAACAACCTAAAAACCAATAAGCAATACATTGTGCTGCTTTTACACTGTGGACGATAGAAACTGTAAATGTTTGTCTATATCACTTCAGGCTAAGCGGCTGTcatctgtcagagagaagctgtgaagctctggcctcagttctcagctcgcAGTCCTcaagtctgagagagctggacctgagtaacaacgggCTGCAGGATTCTGGAGTGAAGCTGCTCTCTGTTGGACTGGCGAGTCCacactgtagactggagactctcaggtcagaatctatctatctatctatctatctatctatctatctatctatctatctatctatttatagTATATAGTTAACACTAAATTCAAAAACTTCCTGGCTGCTCAATTCATTCTTTAATGATACAACTCTTCTGGATACGTTCTCATCCCAAGGCCTCACATACTGACACTTTGTCACTTGTCAACGCACTGGGTAGCCCTGCGTCAAACTGTGACACTCCACTACAGTCGCACAGGGAACACATGGCTTAAGTTGTGAATTCacacaaaactacttggttaggtttaattAATGTAACCCCCTTCCTGGCCCTGAAAGTACAATATGAGATGAGGCTACTGTTTCAATATTTTACTGAACAAGATCCTGAGCGCTTAGCAGTTGATGGTGAATTGGCTAAACCTCACTTTACCAGTAGATTTTATTATTACTAGGGCTGGGTCTTGAATTCAAGTCTTTTTGGGCACCAACCGAATTacatattaaaggtcccatggcatgaaaatttcactttatgaggttttttaacattaatatgcgttcccccagcctgcctatagtcccccagtggctagaaatggtgataggtgtaaaccgagccctgtgtatcctgctctgcctttgaaaatgaaagctcagatgggccaatctggaatcttgctccttatgaggtcataagctcatggctttcaaacaagccacacccccaccctccaccttgcccacccctctctcctcctcaatagctacagacacagaaatggcacatactaaggtaAGCTCAttgttgctgattggctgaaattctgcaccaaggctgaatttcgggaaagagacttcagatacagtattaggggaccactaaggtctatataaaagcatccaaagagcaccatgtcatgggagcTTTAAATATTGAGTATCGGAAAAAGTCCTCATCATttaatacccaatttcaatacctgaGGAGTAAATatgtgtcagtgagccaatcagcatgcagcatgcttccaccaagatctaataatgctgttGATTGGCTGTCTTATGCCCAATTTCCACTGGTTGCGGAACAGCTGTGGAACAGCGGCGGAGtcaataggtttccattaaagtcaacgTGTGAGGCGGCCTccagctcacccagtaagagcgctCGTCCCATGTAGGCTGAGACCTTTGCAGCgacccgggttcgaatccgacctgcggtcctttgctgcatgtcatcctccatctctctctctccctttcatgtttatccactgtcactataataaagggaaaagccccaaaaaataatccttaaagtcaatgtgtgtatttgcacTGCTCCAGCAATACGCAGAGCATGTATTTTTACCGGACActggagagctccgcagcaattcagcacaattcagattgtgcgggacaggaagtcgagcacagaaacaagaTAAAACATCcgattaattttcaaaataaaatacaccgtgctcacagcGGATCATAtatccctgcactacaccttgaaaacacagcacagagttgtttcccttCTACTcatctggatggaaacaaactgttgttggttttgtgaattcgcgagatcttgtgggtcctcgtgacttcagctgtcagtcatggccgcagccgttccgcaacaaatccggaactggtgggtattgacggagcCGTTCCGCAACCAGTGGAAATTAAGAGTAAGACAGTTAGTTTTCTTTCTAAAAATATGACTTGGCTGACTGAAATTGTTCCTCAGCCTGAGTGAATGTGAAGCATCAGGGAGAAGCTGTGAAGTTCTtgcctcagttctcagctcgcAGTCCTCCAgcctgagagagctggacctgagtaacaatgaGCTGCAGGATTCTGGAGTGAAGCTGCTCTCTCCTGGACTGAAGAGTCAGTACTGTAGATTGGAAACTCTGAGGTCAGTATTCAACAATTTGTTCATTACATCCAAAGTGGCGATTGGACACGCTCAGGTATGGACAACAGacgacaaagtgtgtgtgtgtgtgtgtgtgtgtgtgtgtgtagactgtCAGGTTGTCAGGTCACAGAGGAAGGCTGTGCCTCTCTGACCTCAGCGCTGAgatccaacccctcccatctgagagagctggatctgagctacaatcatccaggagactcaggcGTGAAGCTGCTTTCTGCTGGACTCAATAATCCAAAGTGGAGACTGGACACACTCAGGTATGGGCAGACAACACACCACAATGACAAATAGCACACAAATAGACATTGCATCCGTTTTAAATTTAGGTCTCTGCTGTATTAGCTGTGTAAGTAGCTGTTCAACAAGTGTAATGTTACCACCAGTAAACACAGGTGCCGGCAAATCAACTAGGATGGAAAAGGATTATAACTTTCATTTATTAAGACAGGACACTAGAGACAGGTTTTACATAATTACCTTACATAATTGTCAGAGCCATTAAGTATATACACTAACATTAAATGTGCATGAAATACATACACACGAGTTTATGAAGATTACTGATGAGGAAGCTTCTTTGTTTCTTCCTCCAGGATGGATGATTGCGGAGAGCAGAGGCTGACACCTGGTGTCAGGAAGTGTAAGTGTAAAAACTACATTGTGTTGACTTTTTAATCAActgttgcattttaaaatgaaagattATATGATGGCATAAGATTGTGTTTGTACAAAAATAGATCCTTCCTGGTGCTGGAAGTACAATATGAGATGAGGTTACTGTTTCAATATTTTACTGAACAAGATCCAGAGTGCTTAGCAGTTGATGGTGAATTGGCTAAACCTCCCTTTACCAGTAGATGTTATtattactagggctgggtactgaattcaatactttttggGCACCAACCGAATTACATAttaagtatcgagtatcgaaaaaaggCGTTGTCATTTattacccaatttcaataccttgTAGTCTGTGTTGCCTTCAGCGCTTCATGTTGGAAGTGGAATTAAAATGCTTCTATGTCTGCATTTCACTCCGtttgaaaaaaatcctaatAGTCATTATGaagtttttaataaaatgaacagctcttaattagattttttaaaATTACTAATAGATCTAAATGAGCATTTATTAATATGGTAATGTTTGTTGCAATTTTATGGCCCAGTCTTTGCAAGTTTAAGAATAGAtgatttaaattatatttatctaacagatttaattaattgaaatgTTATATAAATGTAGAATGTAAGAATgaactgttccattattaatgtgactattatcgccactgttcatcacatccccaaccggcccgtcagacaccgcctaccaagagcctgggtctgtcccaggtttcttcccaagagggagtttttcctcgccactgtcgcactggtcgcactgcttgctcttgagggacttattgtaattgttggggctttgtaaattatagagtgtggtctagacctactctatctgtaaagtgtctcgagataacctgtgttatgatttgatactatacataaaattgaattgaatgactTCAGGCCTACAACAATGTTAAATGATagctaaaatgtaaaaaaataaatcaacacaGTATTTAGTTAATAAACCggttgcttttttccccccatcagatgcctgtgaactcacactggacacaaacaccgTAAACAGAAACCTCAAGCTGTcggacaacaacaggaaggtgacctGGGTGGACGACGAGCAGCCATACGCTGACCATCCACAGAGATTCGACCACTGCTATCAGCTGCTGTGCAGGGAAGCTCTGAccggtcgctgttactgggaggtgaaCTGGAATGGAGACGCTGTCATATCAGTGACTTACGGCGGGATCCGTCGGGGGGGAGACAGCGACGACTGCAGGTTCGGAAGAAACGAGCAGTCGTGGAGTCTGGAGTGCTCTGAAGTGAACTGTTACTCGATTTGTCACAATAACACAAGGACAGACATTCCTCTACCCCATTCTATCTCTcacagagtagcagtgtatgtggactggcCTGCTGGccttctgtccttctacagagtCTACTCTGACAAACGGATCCTTCTCCACACCTTCAGCACCACTTTCACAGAACCCCTCTATCCTGGGTTTGGGTTATGGTTCCTCTGGGGGTCTCAATCCTCAGtgtctctgggtgagctgtaGGATGGAGAGTGTGCTGCTGTAGCTTCTTTAATCTGCAATGTGtaaattagagctgcaaagatgaatcgattagttgttaaCTATTAAATTATTCACCAGCTATTTTGATACTTGatgaatcggtttgagtcatattttttatgaaaaaaaaagtaaaagttctctgattccagcttgttaaatgtgaatattttctagtttcttcactcctatGTGAGAGTaaagtgaatatctttgagttgtggacaaaacaagatatttgagAACGCCATCTTGAGCTTTGGAAGACACCgattgacatttttcaccattttctgacaattTATAGACCAACAActagattaatcgacaatgaaaataattgttggttgcagccctagtgaaaatacttacattttaaagtacagaagtattatcagctACTTTAACCATCAAAAGTGAAAGTTCTTATTCGGCAGTATAATGTTTCTGTGATGTTTCATCATATATGACATTATTAGATAGTTAATACTTAAGCGTTAAATGTTAAAGCCGCATGTTGTAGCTCTCGAGCGGGAGCTAGTTTTAGCtcctatacagtatatacagttaGGTTGTTTATTCCAGCGGTTCTATAAGGTTTTCTAAtctttgatttgtttgttttaaatatttgattATTTGACCCGTTTGGGCCTAAAACATGTATTAATGAAACCATGTGAGAAGTTTACATCTAAAACATGGCAAAGGAATCCAACTAGATACAGCTTTTCCAAGCCAAATGTTTGGAAACC
This window harbors:
- the LOC120575043 gene encoding NACHT, LRR and PYD domains-containing protein 12-like, with the protein product MRDLAQNLPRKDVTLPASESLQPITYYQQKFQSNLEDKFLCAQEGWAQKKDEQPLDDIYTKLYIMVGGDVHINTQHEVIQIELAGKQAGTEKPINSSDIFKPPSGKYRPIRTVLTNGTAGIGKTFLVRKFVLDWAKGRANQDVHLLFLFTFRQLNLLKGEEFSLAVLIHKCIRESKDIKREALNDIFTKLQASGNTNYDKSEFKLLFVLDGLDESRLQLDCSTGETSAVDFDVTMPNSVDVLLTNLIRKNLLPSARLWITTRPAAANQIHSDLVDMVTEVRGFTDPQKEEYFRKRIREEEQAGRILSHIKTSRSLHIMCRIPVFCWITASVLDNVLRADENGELPKTLTEMYTEFLEFQIDQTKKKCGQTILYIQSLAKLAYHQLEKGRLIFYEKDLRESGIDVSRASMYLGVFTEIFKQEHGRRKDEDKLFSFVHLSVQEFLAALYVEMSLINGNKNVMPETEGTIKRLGLYFTRASTAEVHRYAIDKALQSPNGHLDLFLRFLLGLSQQTKRTHLQGLLKKKRSSSETHKETVEYIKKKISEIPSPERCINLFHCLNELNGNSLVEEIQQYLSSGSLSTDKLSPAQWSALAFILLSSEKDLDVFDLKKYSASEEGLLRLLPVIKASNKALLSGCHLSERSCEALASVLSSQSSSLRELDLSNNGLQDSGVKLLSVGLASPHCRLETLSLSECEASGRSCEVLASVLSSQSSSLRELDLSNNELQDSGVKLLSPGLKSQYCRLETLRLSGCQVTEEGCASLTSALRSNPSHLRELDLSYNHPGDSGVKLLSAGLNNPKWRLDTLRMDDCGEQRLTPGVRKYACELTLDTNTVNRNLKLSDNNRKVTWVDDEQPYADHPQRFDHCYQLLCREALTGRCYWEVNWNGDAVISVTYGGIRRGGDSDDCRFGRNEQSWSLECSEVNCYSICHNNTRTDIPLPHSISHRVAVYVDWPAGLLSFYRVYSDKRILLHTFSTTFTEPLYPGFGLWFLWGSQSSVSLGEL